The Bradysia coprophila strain Holo2 chromosome IV, BU_Bcop_v1, whole genome shotgun sequence genome includes a region encoding these proteins:
- the LOC119086009 gene encoding uncharacterized protein LOC119086009 — protein sequence MMTVISGLTTLLLIATVIPPFLCARRKGDSIMEIMNTRHIERRLNASREEKRALLQNDLDEDPVDATGTDMYQTPEVSIDFNLSHRRPSNRPMDALLMHYNDTYIPYTPSVSSLPDTDILADLQSYRGDKLLKSSKNALFVTRKEYLKKDWCKTEPLIQRVREDGCLSRNIMNRFCYGQCNSFYIPKSPKRNRMTQLKRLYNSINELEPEDLTEAAFRSCAFCKPKKLTWITVTLRCPSLIPQLRRKKIQRIKQCKCIAEPLN from the coding sequence ATGATGACGGTCATTAGCGGCCTCACAACACTGTTACTCATCGCAACAGTTATTCCACCATTTTTATGTGCTCGTCGGAAAGGGGACTCAATTATGGAAATAATGAACACGCGTCACATTGAACGACGCCTGAACGCTTCTCGCGAAGAAAAGCGGGCCCTACTGCAAAATGATTTAGATGAAGATCCAGTCGACGCAACCGGTACGGATATGTACCAAACTCCCGAAGTGTCAATTGATTTCAATCTAAGCCATCGACGACCATCGAATCGTCCCATGGATGCCCTGCTCATGCACTACAACGACACATATATTCCGTACACACCATCCGTGTCCTCATTACCCGACACTGACATTTTAGCCGACCTGCAATCGTATCGGGGTGACAAGTTGCTGAAATCCAGCAAAAATGCTTTGTTTGTTACGCGAAaggaatatttgaaaaaggattGGTGCAAAACGGAGCCACTTATTCAACGGGTGCGCGAAGATGGATGCCTTAGTCGGAACATTATGAACCGATTCTGTTACGGTCAATGCAACTCATTTTACATTCCAAAAAGTCCGAAACGAAATCGAATGACCCAGCTGAAACGGTTGTACAATTCGATAAATGAACTGGAGCCGGAAGATTTAACAGAAGCCGCGTTTCGATCGTGTGCATTCTGCAAACCAAAGAAATTGACATGGATTACGGTAACGTTGCGGTGTCCGTCTTTAATACCACAATTGAgacgaaagaaaattcaaagaataAAACAATGTAAATGTATTGCAGAGCCGCTAAATTAA